From a region of the Rubidibacter lacunae KORDI 51-2 genome:
- a CDS encoding WecB/TagA/CpsF family glycosyltransferase, producing the protein MVRAQKQSKQSLPELTDTVEPVQASVLGLPIHLCDDFAGWLQERMEASAGTHVVTLNSEMAMLARQNSELAAAIRQADLVIPDGSGVVFYLRLRGILQARCAGIELAAEAVARLARLPAPHSVFFYGGMPGRAAAAARYWQQQYPQLEIGVQHGYIASERQAEFLEDLRARQPRLILVGLGVPRQESWIVRHRHLCPSATWIGVGGSFDIWAGAKSRAPGWMSNIHLEWLYRLYREPWRWRRMLVLPHFAFKSIIER; encoded by the coding sequence GTGGTACGCGCTCAGAAACAATCAAAACAATCGCTCCCGGAGTTGACCGATACGGTTGAGCCAGTCCAGGCTTCGGTCCTAGGGCTTCCAATCCACCTGTGCGACGATTTTGCTGGGTGGCTACAAGAGCGGATGGAAGCCAGTGCCGGCACCCACGTAGTGACGCTGAACTCCGAGATGGCAATGCTCGCTCGACAGAATTCCGAGCTAGCAGCGGCAATTCGGCAAGCGGATCTTGTCATTCCCGACGGTTCGGGCGTGGTGTTCTACTTGCGCTTGCGCGGCATTCTGCAAGCGCGCTGCGCCGGCATCGAGCTGGCTGCCGAAGCTGTCGCGCGATTGGCGCGTTTACCTGCACCTCATTCTGTCTTCTTTTACGGCGGAATGCCCGGTCGGGCAGCGGCAGCAGCGCGCTACTGGCAGCAACAGTACCCGCAACTCGAGATCGGCGTCCAACACGGTTACATCGCTTCCGAGCGGCAAGCCGAGTTTCTGGAGGACCTCCGCGCTCGCCAACCGCGCCTGATTTTGGTCGGGCTTGGCGTGCCGCGTCAGGAATCCTGGATCGTTCGCCACCGACACCTTTGTCCGTCCGCGACCTGGATCGGCGTTGGTGGCAGCTTCGATATCTGGGCAGGGGCGAAGTCGCGTGCGCCTGGGTGGATGAGCAACATTCATCTCGAATGGCTCTACCGTCTCTACCGCGAGCCGTGGCGCTGGCGGCGGATGCTCGTACTGCCGCACTTTGCCTTCAAGTCCATTATCGAGCGTTAG